In Streptomyces dangxiongensis, one DNA window encodes the following:
- a CDS encoding MarR family winged helix-turn-helix transcriptional regulator → MSRSEGGTAEVAEGLVRLWECIDRRVAPAVPPAQFRVLRVVGTAGVVTSTKIAEATGAMPSSISRLIGRLQGAGLLVKEENCSNRRETLIRLTADGQELLREVEEQRLDELRLLLKPLSLRGRQALLRGLISFNQSPLWD, encoded by the coding sequence TTGAGCAGGTCCGAGGGGGGCACCGCCGAGGTAGCGGAGGGGCTTGTCCGGCTGTGGGAGTGCATCGACCGCCGTGTCGCGCCTGCTGTTCCGCCCGCTCAGTTCCGCGTGCTGAGGGTGGTGGGCACCGCGGGTGTCGTGACGTCCACGAAGATCGCTGAGGCGACCGGCGCGATGCCGTCGTCGATCAGCCGGCTGATCGGCCGGCTGCAGGGTGCTGGCCTGCTGGTGAAAGAGGAGAACTGCAGCAACCGTCGGGAAACCTTGATCAGGCTGACCGCTGACGGGCAGGAGCTGTTGCGTGAGGTGGAGGAGCAGCGTCTGGATGAGCTTCGCCTGTTGCTGAAGCCGCTGAGTCTGCGCGGTCGGCAGGCTTTGCTGCGGGGCCTGATCTCGTTCAACCAGTCGCCCCTCTGGGACTGA
- a CDS encoding MarR family winged helix-turn-helix transcriptional regulator, with amino-acid sequence MTRHSALPTQAAEAAGHALDLMEERWANTPEVNIAPLSPSQLRVLYTLEDHDGTNLRTLARTLSITSAAVSQLCDRIEAAGFLERVPNPHNRREVQVQLTGSGRTYLERLRSERRQALTPIIEALPSHDRAALLDGLTALAAATTVAR; translated from the coding sequence GTGACCCGCCATTCCGCCCTGCCCACGCAAGCCGCCGAGGCTGCCGGCCATGCTCTTGACCTGATGGAGGAGAGGTGGGCGAACACGCCCGAGGTGAACATCGCGCCCCTGTCGCCCTCGCAGTTGCGCGTGCTGTACACGCTCGAAGACCACGACGGCACGAACCTACGCACTCTCGCGCGGACACTGTCGATCACCTCTGCGGCCGTCAGCCAGCTCTGCGACCGCATCGAGGCGGCCGGCTTCCTCGAGCGCGTCCCCAACCCGCACAACAGGCGGGAGGTCCAGGTGCAGCTCACCGGCTCCGGACGCACCTACCTGGAGAGACTGCGAAGCGAGCGCCGCCAAGCCCTGACACCGATCATCGAAGCCCTGCCCAGCCACGACCGCGCTGCACTGCTCGACGGCCTGACCGCTCTCGCGGCTGCCACCACCGTCGCCCGATGA
- a CDS encoding PP2C family protein-serine/threonine phosphatase, with protein MKTLLALERALQRAAPHQLLDTVRDLLARHWDATLVELLLADYGMTVLQPVTIPPYTGKPISAFTGELGRLFGSQDSTVREVAPGRVEALVPVTVRGDRLGVLRVTLPAEACDVEQLEVVAGVLGRELVLSERDTDLYLQARRTRRLTLAAELQWQLLPARAYARPEYELGAQLEPAYNIHGDNFDWCAEADYLTLTVTNGMGEGIDAALLTNLAVNALRNARRGGTALAGQAALTDQAIYAHYRGRMHVSTLLLRFELSTGRVEVVDAGSPQAWLLRDGTVSLVPFDAQLPLGMVDETPYDVQHMDVVRGDRLLFVSDGIYDAASAEGEKYGERALARALTDTRLLPAAQVPAAVLRALEDWRGTPAPADDAMVVCLDWQGAEAE; from the coding sequence GTGAAAACTCTCCTCGCCCTGGAGCGGGCTCTGCAAAGAGCGGCCCCGCACCAGTTGCTGGACACAGTGCGTGACCTGCTGGCCCGGCACTGGGACGCGACGCTGGTGGAGCTGTTGCTGGCGGACTACGGGATGACCGTGTTGCAGCCGGTGACGATCCCGCCCTACACCGGGAAGCCGATCTCCGCGTTCACCGGGGAGCTGGGGCGCCTGTTCGGCTCGCAGGACTCCACGGTCCGCGAAGTCGCGCCGGGGCGGGTGGAGGCGCTGGTGCCGGTGACGGTGCGCGGTGACCGGCTGGGCGTTCTGCGCGTGACGCTGCCGGCCGAGGCGTGCGATGTGGAGCAGTTGGAGGTGGTCGCGGGCGTCCTGGGGCGGGAGCTGGTGCTGTCCGAGCGGGATACCGACCTGTATTTGCAGGCGCGCCGTACCCGGCGGCTGACGCTGGCGGCCGAATTGCAGTGGCAACTGCTGCCGGCCCGGGCCTATGCGCGTCCCGAGTACGAGCTGGGCGCCCAGCTTGAACCGGCCTACAACATCCACGGGGACAACTTCGACTGGTGTGCCGAGGCCGACTACCTGACGCTCACGGTGACCAACGGCATGGGTGAGGGCATCGATGCCGCTCTGCTGACGAATCTGGCGGTCAACGCCCTGCGCAACGCGCGCCGGGGCGGCACCGCGCTGGCAGGGCAGGCCGCGCTCACGGACCAGGCCATCTACGCCCACTATCGAGGGCGTATGCACGTCTCCACGCTGCTGCTGCGCTTTGAGCTCTCCACCGGGCGGGTGGAGGTGGTGGACGCCGGTTCCCCCCAGGCCTGGCTGCTGCGCGACGGCACGGTCTCGCTGGTGCCCTTCGATGCCCAGTTGCCCTTGGGCATGGTGGACGAGACGCCCTACGACGTCCAGCACATGGACGTGGTGCGCGGGGACCGGCTGCTGTTCGTCAGCGACGGCATCTACGACGCCGCTTCGGCGGAGGGTGAGAAGTACGGCGAACGCGCCCTGGCGAGAGCCCTGACCGACACCCGGCTGCTGCCCGCAGCCCAGGTCCCCGCCGCGGTGCTGCGCGCGCTCGAGGACTGGAGAGGCACTCCGGCGCCGGCCGATGACGCGATGGTGGTGTGCCTGGACTGGCAGGGCGCGGAAGCGGAGTGA
- a CDS encoding PP2C family protein-serine/threonine phosphatase: protein MVGPINAVGRAADGVQDHIPPPPAPREEALAHILLVEDDDGDALLVEELLHDAYPATELRRARTLAGVKAMLDDAQSPQCVLLDLHLPDARGLDLLREVLRASPRAAVVVLTGLAEEGMGLSAVAAGAQDYLVKGLIEPSALGRAIRYAVLRRQSEQAAVAIQASRLRAEENARLERGLLPSPLLRSDTVRIVTRYESERADALLGGDFFDAVESADGSVHALIGDVSGHGPDEAALGVCLRVAWRSFTMAGARGDDLMHLMEEILCAERSSAEIFATLTTLTFSPDRDTAVMVRAGHPPALLITGADRVQLLQTPVGPALGLLPPGLSRWPQTGISLPDAGALLLFTDGLFEGRTGPAGQRLGEEGLLEIAQHHAHLPAERLLDTLITRTQALSAAYGGHFDDRAVVHLEWNT, encoded by the coding sequence GTGGTGGGGCCCATCAACGCCGTCGGCCGGGCGGCCGACGGCGTGCAGGACCACATCCCGCCTCCCCCCGCGCCCCGTGAAGAGGCCTTGGCGCACATTCTGCTGGTCGAGGACGATGACGGGGACGCCCTGCTGGTGGAGGAGCTGCTCCACGACGCCTACCCGGCTACCGAGCTGCGAAGGGCACGCACCCTGGCGGGGGTTAAAGCCATGCTGGACGACGCGCAGTCCCCGCAGTGCGTCCTGCTGGATCTGCATCTTCCCGATGCGCGGGGTCTGGATCTGCTGCGCGAGGTCCTTCGTGCGTCACCGCGCGCGGCCGTGGTGGTGCTCACCGGGCTCGCCGAAGAGGGCATGGGCCTGTCCGCGGTAGCGGCCGGCGCCCAGGACTACCTCGTCAAGGGACTCATCGAGCCCTCCGCTCTGGGCCGGGCGATCCGCTATGCCGTCCTGCGCCGCCAGAGCGAGCAGGCCGCGGTCGCCATACAGGCCAGCCGACTGCGCGCCGAGGAGAACGCCCGCCTGGAACGCGGGCTGCTGCCCTCCCCTCTGCTGCGATCCGACACGGTCCGCATCGTCACCCGTTACGAGTCCGAACGCGCCGACGCCCTCCTGGGCGGTGACTTCTTCGACGCCGTCGAATCGGCGGACGGCAGCGTGCACGCGCTGATCGGCGATGTCTCGGGGCACGGGCCCGACGAGGCCGCGCTCGGCGTCTGCCTGCGGGTGGCCTGGCGCTCCTTCACCATGGCCGGCGCACGGGGCGACGACCTCATGCACCTGATGGAGGAGATCCTGTGCGCCGAGCGCTCCTCGGCCGAGATCTTCGCCACCCTCACGACGCTGACGTTCAGCCCGGACCGGGACACGGCGGTCATGGTGCGGGCGGGCCACCCGCCCGCTCTCCTCATCACCGGCGCGGACCGGGTGCAATTGCTGCAGACTCCCGTAGGCCCGGCCCTGGGCCTGCTGCCCCCGGGGTTGTCCCGCTGGCCGCAGACCGGCATTTCCCTGCCTGACGCCGGAGCCCTCCTTCTGTTCACCGACGGGCTGTTCGAGGGCCGCACAGGACCGGCGGGACAGCGCCTGGGCGAGGAAGGCCTGCTTGAGATCGCCCAGCACCACGCGCACCTGCCGGCCGAGCGACTTCTGGACACCCTGATCACCCGCACGCAGGCACTGTCGGCCGCCTACGGCGGGCACTTCGACGACCGCGCCGTCGTACACCTGGAATGGAACACGTAA